Proteins co-encoded in one Zingiber officinale cultivar Zhangliang unplaced genomic scaffold, Zo_v1.1 ctg174, whole genome shotgun sequence genomic window:
- the LOC122036551 gene encoding prolyl 4-hydroxylase 1-like has translation MVRSVCVILFLTFITVGMMLGAFLQLLQFLNLEKSSGPSPWVSNKQSAFLHLGLVKPEILSWSPRIILFRNFLTMEECDYLKTIAEPHLQASQVHDTKTGKAVTSDIRTSYGTFLTLGQTKVSMIQAVEKRIAIFTQVPQENAEPLYVIRYQPTEYYLIHHDYLPEDALGKGGQRVATMLMYLSNVVEGGETYFPLAGSGNCSCGGVTVQGLCVKPNKGDALLFWNMGLNGKVDPKSLHSGCPVLKGEKWTATSWMSQEVRGAFGIP, from the exons ATGGTTCGATCCGTGTGTGTCATCCTGTTCCTCACCTTCATCACCGTCGGCATGATGCTGG GTGCTTTCCTCCAGTTGTTACAATTCTTGAATTTGGAAAAGTCATCTG GCCCTTCTCCCTGGGTGTCCAATAAACAATCTGCTTTCCTTCATCTTGGTCTG gtAAAACCTGAAATTCTCAGCTGGTCACCACGGATTATTCTTTTTCGTAATTTCTTAACCATGGAG GAATGTGATTATCTTAAAACAATTGCTGAGCCTCATCTCCAAGCTTCTCAAGTGCATGATACTAAAACAGGGAAG GCAGTTACAAGTGATATTCGAACAAGTTATGGTACCTTTCTAACACTTGGACAAACAAAAGTCTCAATGATTCAG GCTGTTGAAAAGCGGATTGCTATATTCACTCAGGTCCCACAAGAAAATGCAGAGCCGCTTTATGTAATTAG GTACCAACCCACCGAGTATTACTTGATACATCATGATTATCTGCCCGAAGAT GCACTAGGGAAGGGAGGCCAACGTGTAGCAACGATGCTTATGTATTTAAGTAATGTGGTAGAAGGGGGCGAAACATACTTTCCATTG GCAGGATCTGGCAACTGCAGCTGTGGAGGTGTGACTGTGCAGGGACTGTGTGTCAAACCAAACAAGGGAGATGCACTTCTTTTCTGGAACATG GGCCTCAACGGGAAAGTAGACCCAAAGAGCCTTCATTCAGGCTGCCCCGTTCTTAAAGGGGAGAAGTGGACAGCCACGAGCTGGATGAGTCAG GAAGTGCGAGGGGCTTTTGGAATACCATGA